Below is a genomic region from Desulfovibrio ferrophilus.
GCTTGACATGACAGCGATTGCCTGTAAACAGTCAACCTACGTCAAAAAATACCCTGGCAGGATTCGCCATTTGTGCCACAAATGACCCACGGCTACGCCCTGGTCCTGCTTTTCGCCAAGAGCGAAAAGGTGGGCCAAGCCCCCCGAAGGGTCCCCCCGAAACCGCGCCACCCTGTCCACAGGAAGGGCCCGACGCTTGGGAAGAGGAAGACATGGGAAAAGACTTGAAACATACGACAGTCCGTTTGTCGGAAGACGAACGTGCAGGACTAGACAAGCGCCGGAAGCGGGAGGGAGGTACGCGATCCGCACACATCCGTTTGGCCGTGCATCGCTATCTGAACACAGAGCCGCCCGAATTATCGCCCAAGGTTTTAGAGCGTTTGAATCTTTTGGAACAGGCTCTAGCTCCACTCGGCTCCAACCTGAATCAGATTGCCCGGCGTTTGAACCAGTTCAAGGCAGATGGATTGAATGTTGGCGATTTGGAAGACGTACAAGGTGACCTTTTAGATTTGTTCACAGACATGCGCGATGAAATGATTGAGGTTCAGGATGAGCTCACAGAACAATTACGATTACGATGATGAGCAAACCGGCGGACGTGGCGGAGGCAGTAAAGGCGGTAGGGTAAAAATCCCCACAAGCCAGAGCGGGGGAAGTGGGAAAACCGGCTCCGGGAGCTCAGGCCAAGCCGCGAAGCCTTCACAGGCAGTCATAAAACACATTAGCAGCCCGAAAGGGCCGGGTGTTCGTCGATCTTTGGATTATATTGCGAGGCTTGAGCTTGAAGGACAAGAAGGCGAACACCTGAATGAACTTCAAGACGAGCTCGATTTGCCCGAAGTGCCCCAAGCGCCACCCGGTATGATGCGTGAAATTAGGGATGCGGAGAGGGCGCAAAATGCAGAATTAACAGCGATCCGCGACGAGCGCCGCGAGATATACAAAGAGTTAGGACCGGAACGCCAGAAGGAGCGGGGCAGTGAGATTGTGCGACAAGCCGGGCTCGCGTTTACCGGAGCCCAGGCCAAAGACAAAACGAAGTTGCCACCTGTAGTGCAAGGCAAATTGCCTCGCGTAAAAGCGCAGCCGGTTTTGACTCCCGAACAGAATAAATATTTTCAGGAGCGGACGTTCAAGGCCAGGATCAAATATCGAGAAGATTACGCCCGTGCAATCCGTACGAACTACGCCGACAAGGCCGTCAAGACTGCACTTGAAAGCGCCCAGGAACGCCGAAATGTTCAAGCTATGGCCGTTAATAAAATTTCGAAATCACAAAAAGCCAAGCGTGATAGGGCACTAAAACGCACCGAAATACTATTCAAGAAGACCTTGCGCGACATTGAGACAGGAGATCATTTCTACACCCGGTCACAAAAGGCAAAAAGAACCAGTGGGAAGAATTCCCAAGAAAAGAAACAAGAAGCTCACGTAAAGCTGATCCGCGATGATGGCGGATGGATCACGACGAGGGAAGGAATCAAGAAACATAATGACCGCTGGCAGAAACAATTCAAAGCGGTCAAGGTCAAAGGTCGAAAGGGCAAAACACGAGATACCATGCACTTTACCTTTTCCGCTGGTGCAGACCAAACGCCAGAGAACCGCGAGAAGGTTTTGGCGGCTGCCCAGGCCGTGGCTAAGAAGCATTTCAAGGGGCATGAATATGTAATTGGTTTGCATCAAGACGCAAAACATCCACATGTTCATGTTTTGCTGAATACGCATCCGAAGCTGCGGGAAAAGGGAAAGACACAAAAATTTCATTATACAAACAGCGTGCGAGAGGAATCCCGCAAGGACTTTGGACGAGAGCTTTCTATGCGCGGCCTTGAGCATATAGCCACCCGTAAATCTCAAGAAAAGCCACCTCATCTACATGAACAGATAGGAAAGCAACTGGCTTCGCTAGAGCGCCGAGAGAGGCAATTTCAGCGGGGGATGAAACGAAAAGCGCCACGCCGGGATGTTCCAGGCCACCGCGAAGCAGTGCGCAAACAGCTTGGCAGGATGCAGACGGCCATTGATAAAGCCTCCTGGGGAACCATGCAGAAAGGTGAAGCTCAAAAGGCCGTTAGAAACTTTTCCAAAGACTTTGAACGGAGGCATAAGAAATTGAATGTCCACGAACTCAATTCAACCATGCGGAGTATAGAAGGTAACGTGAAAGGTCTTGAAAATGATTCCGAAGACGCACGCGGGATGAAGGGTAGCAACAAGCGTCAAAGAGGCAAGACAATAGAGAATTTGGGCAAGACCGGGCTAGGACAAATTGAGCGGGCAAGAAAGGCTATTCGAGAAAGCAAGCAGCTTCCCAAGGAGCAACGGCTGGATGCGTTGAAATTGCTCAAGGGTCATGAGCGGTCAATCCATAAGGCGATGGGAAGAAGCAAAGGGCGTTAGCATGTAAACGAAAGGGTTCTGCTTTTAATTGCAGAACCCTTTTTAATTTGTCGGCATCGATCGAGGTCCGGACGGACAAAAACGGAAACATATTTGTCTTTGGCCATTCATCCAGGGCCGAACAAATTATCGTCGGTTGGCAAATTCAACACCTGTAGAACCATCTTTTTGTAGTATTACATAGGCTTTGTATTTTTTGCCGGATTCTTTGGCCTTAAACGTCATTGGATTTCGGATTTTTCCTTTTGTCAGCAGCGCCTTTGCATGGGACTCTTTGAGAGTTTGACCACGAAACAGCTTCCAAATTGTGAATGGGCACTTGTTTCCTTCTCTGTTCCAGTTTTCGCAGGAATACGATTTCGGCATGGAAACGACTTTTCCGCCACAAATAGGGCACTTGCCTAGTGCTAAACACTCTTTTTTTGCCGTCCTAGGGCCGCTGTATGCCTCGTTTGAACTTTTAACAACATCGACTACGCCAGAAATGAATTTATGCAGTTCTGAGGCAAATACGGCTCTTTTCAACGTCCCGTTTTCCATACGTTCCAGGGCGTGTTCCCATTCTCCTGTCATTACGGGGTTTGTGACCTGGGGGCAAAGTTTGAAAATTAACCCAAAGGCCGCCCGGCCCTTGGCCGTGGGCAGCAATGCCTTCGCCTTACGTTCGGCATATTGCCTGCGAATCAATGTTTCGATGATTTCTGCACGGGTGGCAGACGTGCCTAGCCCTTTTGTCTCTCGCATAATTTTGGAAAGGTCCTCGTCTTCAACATCCTTTCCGGCAGTAATCATCGCTTTCAGAAGATCGGCCTCCGAAAAACGCTTTGGAGGTTTGGTTTTGTCCATAGGCATTTGAACCTTTGCAATCCGAACTTCTTGCCCTTCGGTAAGCGCGGGCATGGGCTTATCAATGGCTATTCGCCACGGCTCCGCGTTGATCCATCCACGATCTAAAAACACCTTGCCTTCGGCCTTAAAGCGTTCACCACCCACTTCGATCCAAGCCACAGAATTCATGAACGTGGCCGGTGGCATAAAGGCCGCGCAGAATCGGCGGCTTACCGTTTCGTAGACACGCCTTTCATCTTCCGTGAGCTCCGCCAGAATCGGAGCTTTTTTGGTCGGGATAATCGCGTGATGATCTGTGATCCTTTTGTCATTAACGACACGGAACCCTTTTAATCCTTCTGTTGCCATTCGTTCGCGGGCGGCCTGGGACTCTTCGGGTAAAAAGTCCATAATTGCATCCAAGTGGCCGTGTAGGTCTGCAAAAAGCTCGGACGACAAAAATTGGCAATCCGTCCGAGGATATGTGAGAAGCTTGTGCTTTTCATACAAGGCTTGTGCGAGTTTGAGGGTTTGTTCTGCTGTTAACCCGTGGCGTTTGTTCATGTCCATTTGCAATGATCCGAGATCATAGCAAAGCGGCGCGTTGGTTTTACCTTCCTTCCCTTCACTGGACATAACTTTGCCCACATCGCCTTTACGCGAACGGATAACAACGCCCCTAGCATCATCTTCTGAAAATATGCGTGTTTCTTTGAATTCCGTGGGTTTGTGCCACGTTGCAAAGCCTTTGTCTTGAAATTCGATTGTGACACGCCAAAAATCACGGGCTTTAAAATTTGTAATATCCTGCTCTCGTTGTACCAGGAGTCCGAGGGTTGGAATCTGGACACGCCCAACGCTGATTTTTTCGTCGGCCTTGAGTGTGAAAAGGCGAGAAAGGTTCATCCCAATCAGCCAGTCGGCCTCGGCACGGCTTCTGGCGGCATCGGCAAGACCTTGGAATGCCGCGCCGTCTTTTAGGCTATCAAATGCTTTGCGTACAGCTTCGGGGGTATAGTCGGAAACCCACAGTCGCTTGACCGGCTTTTTGCAACCGCTTTCCTCGTAACATTCCCTGAAAATCAACTCGCCTTCTCGACCAGCATCGCAGCCGTTTACGACCTCGGAAACGTCCGACGACTTGAGCAGCTTTTTGACTACGGCCCATTGTGATTTCACGCTGTCACCGACTTTACGACTGATCCGATCCGGCAGCATGGGCAACTTTTCTATATCCCACGGTCCGGCCCATGCTTCATTTACTTCGCCTGGATCGCAAAGACGAAAGAGGTGTCCGATTGCCCATGTGAAAACAAAATTACCGACCTCGACATAGCCATTTTGACGCTTGGGAGAGCCCAAGACAGCGGCGTATGTGCGGGCCTGATCCGGCTTTTCGCAGATTACTAATTGCTTGCCCATGTTGTCCTCCGTTTGTGTGTTAGTTTCTGGAAACGAGCTTGAACCTTTTTGCGGTATTCCTCCGCGATGATGGCCCGGCGTTCATCTCCTCTATCCAGATGCGCGGCCACGGATTTTCCCGTATTGTAGGCTTCGACCCCTGCCCAGGTGTCTCCCCACCGCTCAATTTCTTGCGCTAAAATCCATGCTCCTACCATCGTGCAATAGGCGGGGTCTGTTTCCAACGACCCCCACCAAACCCACTTGTTATCCCGCCAGTATCGAGAATTTATTTGCATATGCCCTCGATCTACAGAGCCGGAACGATTTTGATTAATAGCTGTGGGATTGTGGTGCGATTCCACCCAGGAAATCGCCTCGATCAACAACGGATCAATGCTATATCTCTCCCCGGCTTCGGCAAAACCAAAGTCCGCTGTTTTTGTGGCGCCCTGGAACGGAGCCACAAAAACCAAAATCAAAAGCAAAGGCATGGTCCGCAGGATCATTAGGCTTGATCCTGCGGCGAGGCATTTAAAGAACTTGCAACCTGAACAGCCACGGCGGCAGCGTCCATTTGCTTTTTGGCTTCTTTCGCTTCTTTCTCGGTTTCCTCGGCAACCTCGTTGAGCTCGTCTGCCACGGCCACGGCCTTATCCAAGGCTGCTCTTACCGCGTCCGTATCATCTTCCTCGGCAATTTCGCGTGTAGCATTGAGGATTTTAACTGCTTCCTTATGGGCAACCCTTGCAGCCTCGGCCTTTCCTTTTGCTTCATTGGCAAGGGAGGTGGCCTTGTTCAAGGCTATCTCTTCTGCCGTTTCCAGCGGTTCAGCGTCGCGTTTTTCCTGTTCGGCGGCCATAGCTTGGCGTTCTGCTTTTTGGGCTTTTTTATCGTTAATCAGGCGCTTGAATTCATTGTATTTGAACCAAAAAGCACCTTCTGCATCCACAGGAATGGACGCAAGGCCAGACTTGATTATAAGGCATCGGCCCCTGCGCTTTACTTCCAATGTGCCAATGTCTTGCGGGAGAATAAGGGGCACGCCTTCGGAAACCTCGGAAGTACTACCCCCGGTAATGGTCGCTCGATTTTGTTGACGAGTTTTTTTGATGCGCGTTTGATTACCAATGGCCTTTGATATTTCGTTGCATACTTGTTGATCGCTTTGGCTGTAGACAATCCGGTAGCTACAAGTGTCCAAAAGCTGCCGGGCGCGTTTGTCTCCATAGATTGCGGCTAACTGGTGAATTGACTGAGCAACAAAGATAGCGCTCATGCCATAGCCCCGGCCCGTATCGGGGATCGTCAAGACTTCATCCATGCGGGCCAGCCTTACGAATT
It encodes:
- a CDS encoding relaxase/mobilization nuclease domain-containing protein, which codes for MSSQNNYDYDDEQTGGRGGGSKGGRVKIPTSQSGGSGKTGSGSSGQAAKPSQAVIKHISSPKGPGVRRSLDYIARLELEGQEGEHLNELQDELDLPEVPQAPPGMMREIRDAERAQNAELTAIRDERREIYKELGPERQKERGSEIVRQAGLAFTGAQAKDKTKLPPVVQGKLPRVKAQPVLTPEQNKYFQERTFKARIKYREDYARAIRTNYADKAVKTALESAQERRNVQAMAVNKISKSQKAKRDRALKRTEILFKKTLRDIETGDHFYTRSQKAKRTSGKNSQEKKQEAHVKLIRDDGGWITTREGIKKHNDRWQKQFKAVKVKGRKGKTRDTMHFTFSAGADQTPENREKVLAAAQAVAKKHFKGHEYVIGLHQDAKHPHVHVLLNTHPKLREKGKTQKFHYTNSVREESRKDFGRELSMRGLEHIATRKSQEKPPHLHEQIGKQLASLERRERQFQRGMKRKAPRRDVPGHREAVRKQLGRMQTAIDKASWGTMQKGEAQKAVRNFSKDFERRHKKLNVHELNSTMRSIEGNVKGLENDSEDARGMKGSNKRQRGKTIENLGKTGLGQIERARKAIRESKQLPKEQRLDALKLLKGHERSIHKAMGRSKGR
- a CDS encoding CopG family transcriptional regulator: MGKDLKHTTVRLSEDERAGLDKRRKREGGTRSAHIRLAVHRYLNTEPPELSPKVLERLNLLEQALAPLGSNLNQIARRLNQFKADGLNVGDLEDVQGDLLDLFTDMRDEMIEVQDELTEQLRLR
- a CDS encoding lytic transglycosylase domain-containing protein, with translation MILRTMPLLLILVFVAPFQGATKTADFGFAEAGERYSIDPLLIEAISWVESHHNPTAINQNRSGSVDRGHMQINSRYWRDNKWVWWGSLETDPAYCTMVGAWILAQEIERWGDTWAGVEAYNTGKSVAAHLDRGDERRAIIAEEYRKKVQARFQKLTHKRRTTWASN
- a CDS encoding type IA DNA topoisomerase, whose translation is MGKQLVICEKPDQARTYAAVLGSPKRQNGYVEVGNFVFTWAIGHLFRLCDPGEVNEAWAGPWDIEKLPMLPDRISRKVGDSVKSQWAVVKKLLKSSDVSEVVNGCDAGREGELIFRECYEESGCKKPVKRLWVSDYTPEAVRKAFDSLKDGAAFQGLADAARSRAEADWLIGMNLSRLFTLKADEKISVGRVQIPTLGLLVQREQDITNFKARDFWRVTIEFQDKGFATWHKPTEFKETRIFSEDDARGVVIRSRKGDVGKVMSSEGKEGKTNAPLCYDLGSLQMDMNKRHGLTAEQTLKLAQALYEKHKLLTYPRTDCQFLSSELFADLHGHLDAIMDFLPEESQAARERMATEGLKGFRVVNDKRITDHHAIIPTKKAPILAELTEDERRVYETVSRRFCAAFMPPATFMNSVAWIEVGGERFKAEGKVFLDRGWINAEPWRIAIDKPMPALTEGQEVRIAKVQMPMDKTKPPKRFSEADLLKAMITAGKDVEDEDLSKIMRETKGLGTSATRAEIIETLIRRQYAERKAKALLPTAKGRAAFGLIFKLCPQVTNPVMTGEWEHALERMENGTLKRAVFASELHKFISGVVDVVKSSNEAYSGPRTAKKECLALGKCPICGGKVVSMPKSYSCENWNREGNKCPFTIWKLFRGQTLKESHAKALLTKGKIRNPMTFKAKESGKKYKAYVILQKDGSTGVEFANRR